TTCTCTCATCATAAAGTAAAATGAAAAATTACGACAGGAATTATTGTAACACAATATATGGGTGGATTGTTCAGGTTATTTGCCCTGCATAATTTTTCCCTCGGTCCATAAAAAAGTCAAAAAGCTGATGGACAGGTATATATAGATTTACCTATCGATCAGCTTCTATTATTTATCTTTTCACCACATTAAAATGATCTGTAATCAGCAGCCAGTTCTGAGGGAAGGAAAGGCCGAGCTTCCAGTAGCTCATTCCCCGCAATTTTAATTCTTTCATCAGGTCGAACTTTGCCTGGATACTCCGGGCGTCCTCAAACCAGACTTCGTGATCTTTCCCGTTTTTATCCCTGTAGGTGAAATGGGGTGCCTGGGCTTTTTGGTCGTATTTAATTTGCACATTGTTTTCGGCAGCCAGCTTGATGGCCTGCTGTGGACTGATGGCTTTGGCGGTATCTCCCTGCTTGAATGGAAGGGTCCAGTCGTAACCATACAGGTTCTGGCCCATCAGGATCTTGGAAGGGGGCATTTCCGAAATCGCATACTCGAGTACGTCGCGGACAGGACCGATTGGGGAGACCGGCATGGCGGGTCCGCCGCTGTATCCCCACTCATATGTCATGATGACGACAAAATCGACAATTTCACCATGTGCCTTATAATCATGTGCCTCATACCACTTTCCTTTTTGATCGGCACTTGTTTTCGGGGCGAGGGCAGTCGAGAGGAGCCAGCCTTCCTCGTTGAATCGCTTCTTGGCCTTCCTCAAAAATTGGTTGTATGCTTCTTTATCCTGTGGACGTAAATATTCAAAATCAAAATGGATGTCCCTGAACCCATATTTTTTAGCAGTTTTGACCACATTCTGAAGAAATGTATCCTGTATCGCCTTATCGGTCAGGAGGATGCGGCCGAGTTCATCGCTGAATGTTCCATCTTCCTGATTGGTGATGGCCATCATCATCACATTTTGATTGGCTTTCCCTGTCCCGATCAAGTTCCCGAGTGGGGGCTCCTTCAAGGTGCCATCCCGTTTTGCCTGAAAGCTGAAGGGGGCAAGGTAAGTAAGATAAGGTGCTGCGTCCTTCGCGCTTTGTTCGAGGTTGGGGGACACTTCCTTCCCGTAGGGCTCGACATAGCCGTTGAATTCAGCCCGTGCTTTTTTCTTCTGTGGCAGGTAGAGACGGTATCCTACCCGAAGGGGCTGGTTTGGGGAAATACCGTTTACCCGGGCAAGCTCCTGATAAGGAATCCCGGTCTTCTGGCTGATCCCCCACAGGCTGTCACCCGGTTGGACAAAATAAAAACTGCCTATAATCGGGATCACGAGTGCCTGACCGATCACCAGCTGATTTGGATTCGGCAGTTCGTTCGCATCGACGATATCTTTCACTGTTGATCCATATGCTTGCGCAATCCCAAATAAAGATTGATTGGATCGGACAACATGAATTTGCATAGTAAGGCCCTCCTAAAATTCATTCGCTATAATCAACGTATGAACAAGGAGGGCCGAATATACGGATACAATTTCACAACATGTCATGGGTGGGAGCGATACTTGCTTTCAATACATTCTTCATCATCGTTAAGGCGTAATGATTATCTTCTTCGCTGACAGAAGCGATCGCATCTCCTGGCACCATCAGGCTGAACTCCCTCATATACGCATCATTTGCCGTGAAGAGGACGCATATGTTTCCCGCGATTCCGGTGATGATCAGGTTCTTGACCGACAGATGGTGAAGAAGCGTATTCAACGCCGTACCGTAAAATGCCGAGTGCTTCGGTTTAATGAGGAAAAAATCTTCTTCCTTCGGCTGGAGGGGAGTCATGATGCCATCGCTCACCTCATTGTGGCATTTTTGATAAATTTCCTTGTAATCTGCTTTCCAAAGTTCGTAATGGTCGTTAATATAAATGGTGGGATGCCGATGCTGCTGACAGTAGCGGCGCAATGCGTTAATGGGCCCGACAATGTTGCGGGTATGGTGCGCGAGCGTCTCTCCGTGTGAGAAATCAAAAGGATTCATGATGTCGATCACGAGGAGAGCGGTATCTTTAGGTATCATATTGAAAGCCCCTTTCTGTTATAGTTTGAGGTGAATGGGGCTATTTTATAAAAGAACGAGAAATAAATTTGTGGGAGTTCAGAATGGGTATAAGAGAAGAACGTTTTATGTTGGAAGCATTAAAGGAAGCGGAAAAGGCGGGTGCCACCGGTGAAGTCCCGATTGGAGCAGTCATTGTCATGGGGGATGAAATCATAGCGCGTGCGCACAACCTGAGGGAAACGACCCAAAATGCGATCACCCATGCCGAAACGATCGCGATCCAGGAAGCGTGCCGGAAGCTCGGGACATGGCGACTGGAGGGGGCCGAACTTTACGTGACGCTCGAACCCTGTCCGATGTGCAGTGGGGCCATCATCCTGTCTAGAATCGAGAAAGTCATCTACGGGGCAGCCGATCCGAAAGCGGGATGTGCCGGCACATTGATGAACCTGCTCGAAGATGAGAGATTCAATCATCAGTGTGAAGTGTCGTCAGGTGTGCTCGCGGAAGAATGCGGCGGAATTCTCTCCCGTTTTTTTAAACAATTAAGGGAGCGGAAGAAAGCCGAGAAGAGGAACAGGACGGAAGGATGTAAATAACTTACAGCATTCCATCATTGCTTTTTAACGTAAATCCTAGTATACTTAATTTTGCGTCGCACTAGTGACGCAACTGAATAAGGTATCAATTTTGCCGTGCTAGGTGGGGAGGTAGCGGTGCCCTGTACTCGCAATCCGCTCCAGCGAGACCGAATTCCTTTCCGAGGCCCGCACTCTGTAGGGCTGCCTCAAGTAAGTGGTGTTGACGCCTGGGTCCTGCGCAATGGGAATCCATGAACCATGTCAGGTCCGGAAGGAAGCAGCATTAAGTGGAAGCTCCCATGTGCCGCAGGGTTGCCTGGGCCGAGCTAACTGCTTGAGTAACGCCTATGGATGCTCGTCGACGAAAGGTGCACGGCAGTTTCATTTATATAACATCAACTCATCCATCTCGGGTGAGTTTTTTGTTTGTGCAGAGATCTCCGGTTTTCTTTGTAAAAGGGATTTGGATTACGTTATAATAGACATTATAGTACATATACAAGAGGGGGGAGTATTTTGGCATATCAAGCTTTATATCGTGTGTGGCGTCCTCAGTCATTTATTGATGTAGTTGGACAGCAGCATGTAACGAAAACGTTGCAAAATGCCCTCCTTCATCAGAAGATTTCCCATGCCTATTTATTCTCGGGACCCCGGGGAACCGGGAAGACGAGTGCGGCGAAGATATTGGCGAAAGCTGTGAACTGTGAACGGTCCCCTGTGGCTGAACCGTGTAATGAGTGTGACGCCTGCAAGGGGATCACAGACGGTTCAATCCCGGATGTCATCGAAATCGATGCCGCCTCCAATAACGGGGTCGAAGAGATTCGTGACATAAGGGACAAGGTAAAGTATTCTCCCAACGTAGCCAAGTATAAAGTCTACATCATAGATGAAGTCCATATGCTGTCTATCGGAGCATTCAATGCCTTGCTGAAGACATTGGAAGAACCGCCGAAGCACGTCATATTCATCCTGGCTACGACCGAGCCCCATAAGATTCCACTGACGATTATTTCACGCTGCCAGCGCTTTGATTTCAAACGGATCACAGCAAGGGATATCGTAGGAAGAATGAGTCATATTGCGACTGAATCGGGTGTGAATTATGAAGAGAACGCCCTTACGATCATCGCAAGGGCTGCAGAAGGCGGAATGCGTGATGCCCTCAGCCTTCTCGACCAGGCGATCTCTTTCAGCGGCGAGAAAGTCACTGTGGATGACGCCTTGACGGTGACCGGAGCGGTGTCCCAAGGATACTTGAACACGCTTGCGAAGGCGATATTGGAAAGGGATGTCACAACCGGATTGGGTGCACTTGAAGAGCTCCTCTTTCAAGGGAAGGACCCGGCAAGGTTCGCAGAGGATTTCATCCTCTATTTCCGGGACATGCTGTTATACCAGACAGCCCCGAATCTTGAAGAATCATTGGAGCGGGTCATGCTCGATGATGATTTCAAGGAATTAGCGGCACAAACCCAGCCCGGACAGATTTATCAGTACATCGATGTGCTGAATCAGGCCGGACAGGAAATGAAGTTTACGAACCATGCCCGCATCTATCTGGAAGTGTCCATCGTGAAGCTCTGTCAGATGGAGGCACCTGCAACCGCCTCATCACCTGAAGTCAGCGACATGATGGAAAAGATCAAACTCCTTGAAAAAGAGGTTGAGCAACTGAAGGCGAACGGCGTCAAATTACAGGCAGAGCCTGCTGCACAGGCCCCGAAGAAGCCGACCAGGGCCAAGAAAGGGTTCCGTGCACCTACAGGGAAGATCCAGGAAGTGCTTCGCACGGCTACGAAAGAAGATCTCAATCTCATCAAGAGCCGTTGGGGTGACATGGTTGAAACGCTCAATCAGCGTCAGATGCGGTCCCAGTCTGCATTGTTGAACGATGCAGAACCTGTAGCAGCTGCAAACGGGTCATTTGTGTTAAAATTCAAATATGATATTCATTGTCAGATGGCAATGGAAAATCAAGCGTTCACCTCGGCGATTTCTTCCATACTGGAAGAGCTGACGGGCAGCAGCTATGCGGCGATCGGTATCCCCGAAGACCAGTGGCTCTCCATCAGGGAAAACTTCATCCGCCACTCCAAAACCGAAGACGGTGAATCATCCGGTGAGGAGCAGGCTGATGATTCTGTCGTGAAAGAAGCCGAGAAGCTTGTCGGTATGGATTTAATAGAACTGAATGATTAAAAATATTAACTGGAGGTTTTTACTATGATGCGTGGTAACGGAAATATGCAAAATATGATGAAACAAATGCAAAAGATGCAAAAGAAAATGGCAGAAGCTCAAGAAGAACTGGGTGAAAAGCAAATCGAAGGTACTGCTGGCGGCGGCATGGTAACAGTTGTCGTGTCTGGTCACAAGCAAGTCCTTGATGTGAAAATCAATGAAGAAGCAGTAGACCCTGATGACGTGGAAATGCTGCAGGATTTAGTCCTTGCAGCGACAAACGATGCACTGAAAAAAGCGGATGAATTAACGAACTCGACCATGGGTCAATTCACTAAAGGAATGAACCTACCGGGAATGTTCTAGGAGGCAATTACATGCATTATCCTGAGCCTATATCGAAGCTGATCGACAGCTTCATGAAACTGCCGGGGATCGGGCCGAAAACTGCGGCCCGACTGGCTTTTTTTGTTCTCAGCATGAAAGAAGACACGGTACTGGACTTTGCGAAAGCACTGGTCAACGCCAAGCGTAATTTAAGTTACTGCTCTGTATGCGGACATATTACCGATCAAGACCCATGCTATATTTGTGAGGATCAAAGAAGGGATCGCAGCATCCTCTGCGTCGTTCAAGATCCGAAAGACGTCATTGCGATGGAGAAGATGAAAGAATTCAACGGGCTTTATCACGTGCTTCACGGCGCGATTTCTCCGATGGACGGGATCGGTCCGGAAGATATCAACGTGCCTGACTTGATCAAACGCCTTCAAAGCGATGAAGTCCAGGAAGTGATCCTTGCCACGAACCCGAATATCGAAGGGGAAGCGACAGCCATGTATATTTCCCGTCTCGTCAAACCATCCGGCATCCGCATCACGAGGATCGCCCACGGCCTCCCGGTCGGCGGGGATCTTGAATATGCAGATGAAGTGACGTTATCTAAAGCTCTCGAAGGAAGAAGAGATGTATAACGAAGGAGAGGGTACCGATGTTTTTCAGGAAAAAAGGCAAGCTGAAAAAAGAGTATGACCAATCCTTGCTTCACGTGTTGGACGAAACGAAGGATCATTGGAACCGGGCCCGTTCCATCGATGAAATGAGTGTGGATTACAGTTTGAATCTCCACTGCGACTCTAAAATAGCAGAAGCGAAATATTTTTTTCTGTTTAGGGAAGCAAAACATAGAAAGATCGTCATAAAAAGGTAGACAACCCTCATATCCTTTCAATAAGAGACTTTTTCCAAGTTGAGAGGAGAGAAGGGTATGAGCCCAGTAATCGTCATAGCAGTCATCAGTGGACTGATTGTGCTGCTGTTAGCTGCAGGCACGCCCATCAAGCCGCTGCGGTTTGTTGGACAGCTTGCCATGAAGGTCATGATCGGAGCGTTGTTTCTATTCTTCCTGAACGCCTTTGGCAGTCAGTACGGAATCCACGTTCCGATCAATGTTGCAACTTCTTCTATTTCCGGGATATTGGGTATTCCGGGTGTAGTGGGATTAACGGTGATTCAATTGTGGATTTTATAACGTTCACACATAAGAAAGGGCAGGCGGGACATCATCCCGCCTGCTTTTTTATGTGGATAAAAACGAGTCCGGCATGACGACCGCCACCACTTCTCCCCGTGCACATAACTTCCCGTCTGCAAACACTTCAGTTTCCACTCTGAACTTCTTCGGGTGAACCTCGTGAACCGTGCCCACCGCTTTTAAAGGCACCCCGTGTGGCGTCGGCTTTATGAAATCCACTTGCAGGGAAGCAGTCACAAACCGAGGGGGTTCCTGACCATCCCCGACCTGCCCGCCATTACCCTGATGAAGGGCAATCGAAGCGGACCCTGTCCCGTGGCAATCGATCAACGATGCAATCAAGCCGCCGTACACAAATCCCGGCACAGCGGTATGGGCCTGGGCGGGATGATAGAAAGTGACCGTATTCTCCCCGTCGACCCCGGTACGAAAACGGTGTCCCTCCGGATTCAACCGGCCGCATCCGTAACACCAGGAGAACTCATCTGAATATTGATCCTGGATGGCATAAACAACTTCACTCATATCGCATAACTCCCTTCTGCATACTCTCTAGTACTTTTCGATAGGGAATATCAGAATCCTTCTTAATAAAAATCACTCCTCCCAAAAGAAAATGTAAATAGTGATTCCTGGTTGGGATAAAATGGTATATGATAAAGATGCCACACTACTCAACCCCTAACAATAATAAGAAAGCTGGTGAGCTTGCTAGTGAAAAACAAGTTGATCCATGAGACCCCCGAAACAAGAATTTGGTTCCATCCATTCAATCACCCGGACGAGCACCGGGACATGCTTGAAAAAGTGAAAATCAGCAGAGCATTCAATCTGAGGTTCCGTGGCTTGGTAGAATATTACGGTGATGACCTTATCGCGTACAAGCGGGAACAGATGGCCAATCAAAAACGCAATGACTTCCTCACATCCTTCGCCCACTATATGACCGATCACCTGGAAGACGATTGTCCCGCCTCCTGGAAAGAATGCGGTCCCTCCTTTTGGGAAGAACTGATCTTCGCCTATCTTCCCGATACGATGAAAGTCACCCCACACAACAACTACACCCAACAATTCCTTATCGAATTAAGAAAATTTGTCCGCTGGCTCGATAAGAGAAACGAAACAGCATGCTCGGAAGTGGTAGAATCATTCCTGACGGACGCCTTTCCTCTATTAAAGAAGTGCGAAATCCTTTTCTCCCAATTATTTTTAAAAAACTATCCAGGCGTGCATAGGGCAGACTGGGATTATATGAATGATATCGAACGGTTGGATCGGACAATGGAACAGTTTCAAGAAACTGTATATGGCGTCTTCGAAGTGAGCGAAATCATCGAGGGCGGTATCATCCTGCTGGACCTCCATTCAAATGACTCCTATTTCACGAAAAATATTTCTGATAAAACCATCGATCAAGATGTGATGCTTTCAGGCGTCATCGGAAAGAGAAAACATGAATTCCTTTGGGAGCTTGCTTACGTTGACGGTGTGTATCCGAGGCGGGGGCTTCCTTATATCGAAATGATAGAGTGAGGGGGAACGGCTGTCCGTTTATGCGGGCAGCTTTTATAAGTAACGAAACATGAGCGATTTGAATAGAGGTACGTTCAACATAAATAATTCATATTGAGTGGGAGTTTGAGATGATAACACTTCAGAGGCAGTTAAAATTACGTGACTTAGAAATTTTTCAAGTATTGAAGGGTGGAAACATAATAACTTATGCAATCATCGAAGATACTAGAAAACCTTTTACAGAAGAAGATAAAAAATTAGCCCCTTTATGTTTAAAGGAAGATGAAGACATCAATGAGATTGTAAATGTCTTTAGAATTTCATTCGTTCATGATGAAGCACTTACACAGCAGGAATCAATGACATTAAGAACATTCTTCTCAGATTTTGTGAATACTACAAGTTTGACGAATTTCATTATTAAGGAATATACCCTAGAAGACTTGTATGATCATGATGTAGACATTGAGTTCTTCAATAAGCTTTTACACAATATCGGTTCAAGTTATTCGATTGAGGTGTTTGATGAGAGAAAGTGGCTGTATCTGTCTCAAGATTAATGTTTCAGAAATACAAGGATTATAACCATTCATTATATGAAGTGTATCACCTATTGTATCGGTACTAAAAACCCCGATCAGATAAAAGATTCATATCCTCTTAAAAGTGGTCCCCGCCAGGAGAATTCACTTTTAACAAACTCTATCAAAAGGACAAAGTTGATTGTTTAAAAGGATCATGAAATTCTTTTCTTAAAAAAAGTGAAATAGTATTGACTCTATGTGAGGAAAGGTGCTATTATATTCCTTGTCGCCAAAACAAGGCGGAAAACAAATTTCAAAAAAAGCTTGACGCTTTATGATGAAAAATGTTATATTTAAGAGGTGCTCAAGAGAGCTCAACTTACATTGAACCTTGAAAACTGAACAAAACAAGACAATACGTCAACGTTAATTCTAGATTTATTTTAAAGAGCTATTCAAACTTTTATCGGAGAGTTTGATCATGGCTCAGGACGAACGCTGGCGGCAGTGCCTAACACATGCAAGTCGAGCGGAAACGATGGGAGCTTGCTCCCTGATATCAGCGGCGGACGGGTGAGTAACACGTGGGTAACCTACCTGTAAGATCGGGGGATAGCTCGGGGAAACTCGGGCTAATACCGGATAATTCATTCCCGCATGAGGGAATGTTGAAAAGTGGCTTTAGCTACCACTTACAGATGGACCCGCGGCGCATTAGCTAGATGGTGGGGTAAAGGCTCACCATGGCGACGATGCGTAGCCGACCTGAGAGGATGATCAGCCACACCGGGACTGAGACACGGCCCGGACTCCTACGGGAGGCAGCAGTGGGGAATCTTCCGCAATGGACGAAAGTCTGACGGAGCAACGCCGCGTGAGTGATGAAGGTTTTCGGATCGTAAAGCTCTGTTGTTAGGGAAGAACAAGTGCCGTTCGAATAGGGCGGCACCTTGACGGTACCTAACCGAAAGCCACGGCTAACTCACGTGCCAGCAGCCGCGGTAATACGTAGGTGCAAGCGTTGTCCGGAATTACTGGGCGTAAAGCGAGCGTAGGTGGTTCCTTAAGTCAGATGTGAAATCCCCGGCTCAACCGTGGAGGGTCATTGGAAACTGGGGAACTTGAGTGCAGAGAGGGAAGTAGAATTTCAGGTGTAGCGGTGAAATGCGTAGATATTTGGAGGAACACCAGTGGCGAAGGCGACTTTCTGGTCTGTAACTGACACTGAGGCTCGAAAGCGTGGGTAGCAAACAGGATTAGATACCCTGGTAGTCCACGCCGTAAACGATGAGTGCTAAGTGTTAGGGTTTCCGCCCCTTAGTGCTGCAGCTAACGCATTAAGACCGCCTGGGGAGTACGGCCGCAAGACTAAAACTCAAATGAATTGACGGGGGCCCGCACAAGCGGTGGAGCATGTGGTTTAATTCGATGCAACGCGAAGAACCTTACCTGGTCTTGACATCCTCTGACAACCCTAGAGATAGGGCTTTCCTTCGGGGACAGAGTACAGGTGCTGCATGGCTGTCGTCAGCTCGTGTCGTGAGATGTTGGGTTAAGTCCCGCAACGAGCGCAACCCTTGATCTTAGTTGCCAGCATTCAGTTGGGAACTCTAGGATGACTGCCGGTGACAAACCGGAGGAAGGTGGGGATGACGTCAAATCATCATGCCTTATGACCAGGGCTACACGTGCTACAATGGACGGTACAGGGCTGCAAGACCGCGAGGTTTAGCCAATCCCATAAAACCGTTCTCAGTTCGGATTGCAGGCTGCAACTCGACCTGCATGAAGTAGGAATCGCTAGTAATCGCGGATCAGAATGCCGCGGTGAATACGTTCCCGGGCCTTGTACACACCGCCCGTCACACCATGAGAGTTTGTAACACCCGAAGTCGGTGAGGTAACCTTTGGAGCCAGCCGCCTAAGGTGGGACAGATGACTGGGGTGAAGTCGTAACAAGGTAGCCGTAGGGGAACCTGCGGCTGGATCACCTCCTTTCTAAGGAAGATTTAACTAAAACGTTTGACAGTCGAAGTTTTGTTCAGTTTTGATGGTTCAATCATCAAAAACAATGATAAGCACGCCTTATCATTCATCTTTATGGGATATGGGCCTATAGCTCAGCTGGTTAGAGCGCACGCCTGATAAGCGTGAGGTCGGTGGTTCGAGTCCACTTAGGCCCACCATATTCTTCCCTTTAGGGGCCATAGCTCAGTTGGTAGAGCGCCTGCCTTGCACGCAGGAGGTCAGCGGTTCGATCCCGCTAGGCTCCACCAAAGATTTTTGCGTAAGCAAAATATCTAACCATATTGTCTCTTCTGAGACACATTTGTTCTTTGAAAACTAGATAAAGATAAATTGATAGTCAAGAAATTACCGAGTATCGCCATTTTAGGTTTTAAACCTTATGTAACAACCAATTCGGTTAAGTTATGAAGGGCGCACGGTGGATGCCTTGGCACTAGGAGCCGACGAAGGACGGGACTAACACCGATATGCTTTGGGGAGCTGTAAGTGAGCTTTGATCCAGAGATTTCGAATGGGGAACCCATTGTTCGTAATGGAACAATATCCATACTTGAATACATAGAGTATGGAAGGCAGACCAGGAACTGAAACATCTAAGTACCTGGAGGAAGAGAAAGCAATTGCGATTCCCTGAGTAGCGGCGAGCGAAACGGGATGTAGCCCAAACCAAGAGGCTTGCCTCTTGGGGTTGTAGAACACTCTATACGGAGTTACAAAGGAATGGGGTAGACGAAGAAGTCTGGAAAGACTCGTCAAAGAAGGTAACAACCCTGTAGTCGAAACGTCATTCCCTCTTGAGTGGATCCTGAGTACGGCGGAACACGAGAAATTCCGTCGGAATCTGGGAGGACCATCCTCCAAGGCTAAATACTCCCTAGTGACCGATAGTGAACCAGTACCGTGAGGGAAAGGCGAAAAGCACCCGGAAGGGGGAGTGAAATAGAACCTGAAACCGTGTGCGTACAAGCAGTCAGGAGCCCGTTAACGGGTGATGGCGTACCTTTGTATAATGAACCGGCGAGTTACGATCCCATGCAAGGTTAAGTTGATAAGACGGGGAGCCGCAGGGAAACCGAGTCTTAATAGGGCGAATTGAGTATGTGGTCGTAGACCCGAAACCAGGTGATCTACCCATGTCCAGGATGAAGTTCAGGTAACACTGAATGGAGGTCCGAACCCACGCACGTTGAAAAGTGCGGGGATGAGGTGTGGGTAGCGGAGAAATTCAATCGAACTTGGAGATAGCTGGTTCTCCCCGAAATAGCTTTAGGGCTAGCCTCATGTGTAAGAGTCTTGGAGGTAGAGCACTGTTTCGGCTAGGGGCCCTCATCGGGTTACCGAATTCAGACAAACTCCGAATGCCAAAGACTTATCCATGGGAGTCAGACTGCGAGTGATAAGATCCGTAGTCGAGAGGGAAACAACCCAGACCGCCAGCTAAGGTCCCAAAGTATACGTTAAGTGGAAAAGGATGTGGAGTTGCTTAGACAACCAGGAGGTTGGCTTAGAAGCAGCCATCCTTTAAAGAAAGCGTAATAGCTCACTAGTCGAGTCGACCCGCGCGGAAAATGTACCGGGGCTAAACGTATCACCGAAGCTGCGGATTGACACCTTTAGGTGTCAAGTGGTAGGGGAGCGTTCTAAGGACTGCGAAGCTAGACCGTAAGGACTGGTGGAGTGCTTAGAAGTGAGAATGCCGGTATGAGTAGCGAAAGATGGGTGAGAATCCCATCCACCGAATGCCTAAGGTTTCTGAGGAAGGCTCGTCCGCTCAGGGTTAGTCAGGACCTAAGTCGAGGCCGAAAGGCGTAGTCGATGGACAACAGGTTGATATTCCTGTACCACCTCTTTTCCGTTTGAGCAATGGGGGACGCGGAGGATAGGGTAAGCGCACTGCTGGATATGTGCGTCTAAGCAGTTAGGCTGATGATGAGGCAAATCCCGTCATCGTGAAGGCTGAGCTGTGATAGCGAGCGAATTATAGTAGCGAAGTTCCTGATTCCACACTGCCAAGAAAAGCCTCTAGCGAGGAAAAGGTGCCTGTACCGCAAACCGACACAGGTAGGCGAGGAGAGAATCCTAAGGTGAGCGAGAGAACTCTCGTTGAAGGAACTAGGCAAAATGACCCCGTAACTTCGGGAGAAGGTGCTCTGGTAGGGTGCAAGCCCGAGAGAGCCGCAGTGAATAGGCCCAGGCGACTGTTTAGCAAAAACACAGGTCTCTGCGAAGCCGTAAGGCGAAGTATAGGGTGTGATGTCTGCCCGGTGCTGGAAGGTTAATTGATGGGCTTAGCGTAAGCGAAGGTCTTGATCGAAGCCCCAGTAAACGGCGGCCGTAACTATAACGGTCCTAAGGTAGCGAAATTCCTTGTCGGGTAAGTTCCGACCCGCACGAAAGGCGTAACGATCTGGGCACTGTCTCCAACGAGAGACTCAGTGAAATCTATAGTACCTGTGAAGATGCCAGGTACCCGCGACAGACGGAAAGACCCCGTGGAGCCTTTACTGTAGCCTGATATTGAATTTTGGTACAGCTTGTGCAGGATAGGTGGGAGCTTTGGAAACCGGAGACGCCAGTCTTGGTGGAGGCATCGGTGGGATACTACCCTGGCTGTATTGAAATTCTAACCCGCGCCTTATCGGGGTGGAGACAGTGTCAGGTGGGTAGTTTGACTGGGGCGGTCTCCTCCTAAAGAGTAACGGAGGCGCCCAAAGGTTCCTTCAGAATGGTTGGAAATCATTCGCAGAGTGTAAAGGCACAAGGGAGCTTAACTGCGAGACCCACAAGTCGAGCAGGTACGAAAGTCGGGTCTTAGTGATCCGGTGGTTCTGCATGGAAGGGCCATCGCTCAACGGATAAAAGCTACCCTGGGGATAACAGGCTTATCTCCCCAAGAGTTCACATCGACGGGGAGGTTTGGCACCTCGATGTCGGCTCATCTCATCCTAGGGCTGTAGTCGGTCCTAAGGGTATGGCTGTTCGCCATTTAAAGAGGTACGCGAGCTGGGTTTAGAACGTCGTGAGACAGTTCGGTCCCTATCCGTCGTGGGCGCAGGAAATTTGAGAGGATCTGCTCCTAGTACGAGAGGACCAGGAGTGGACGAACCACTGGTGTACCAGTTGTCATGCCAATGGCATCGCTGGTAGCTATGTGCGGAAGGGATAAGTGCTGAAAGCATCTAAGCATGGGAAGCCCACCTCAAGATTAGATTTCCCATCACGTAAGTGAGTAAGATCCCTAGAAGATGACTAGGTAGATAGGTCAGAGATGGAAGCATGGCGACATGTGGAGTTGACTGATACT
The nucleotide sequence above comes from Bacillus sp. KH172YL63. Encoded proteins:
- a CDS encoding PaaI family thioesterase, with the translated sequence MSEVVYAIQDQYSDEFSWCYGCGRLNPEGHRFRTGVDGENTVTFYHPAQAHTAVPGFVYGGLIASLIDCHGTGSASIALHQGNGGQVGDGQEPPRFVTASLQVDFIKPTPHGVPLKAVGTVHEVHPKKFRVETEVFADGKLCARGEVVAVVMPDSFLST
- a CDS encoding terpene synthase; the encoded protein is MITLQRQLKLRDLEIFQVLKGGNIITYAIIEDTRKPFTEEDKKLAPLCLKEDEDINEIVNVFRISFVHDEALTQQESMTLRTFFSDFVNTTSLTNFIIKEYTLEDLYDHDVDIEFFNKLLHNIGSSYSIEVFDERKWLYLSQD